Proteins from one Chitinophaga oryzae genomic window:
- a CDS encoding nucleoside recognition domain-containing protein: protein MALNYVWLGFFLIAFVVAVFKSVFLQDTAIFGDIMNGMLASAKTGAEISLGLAGVMTLWLGIMKVGEAAGMINRFSKLVYPFFSKLFPEVPKGHPAMGSMMMNFSASMLGLDNAATPMGLKGMKELQELNPKPDTASNPQIMFLVLNTAGVVLIPTSVIALRKAAGAANPADIFVPTLISTFVAFIIGMFTVSAYQRINLFKLPVLVFLGGFAAVVTGLYYWVSTMPAEKIGPTMSNLGGAIIFSIVILFLGAGIVKKLNVYDHFIEGAKEGFHVSVRIIPYLVGILVAISVFRTTGCMDYIINAIASLFSWMGFNTDFVPALPVALMKPLSGGGARGLMIEVMTRYGADSFQGKLASVIQGTTETTFYVLAVYFGSVNIKNTRYALTAGLIADFFGLLSAILLGYLFFH, encoded by the coding sequence ATGGCATTAAACTACGTTTGGCTGGGCTTTTTCCTGATAGCTTTTGTAGTGGCAGTTTTCAAGTCGGTGTTTTTACAGGATACGGCTATTTTCGGCGATATTATGAACGGTATGCTCGCCAGCGCCAAAACAGGGGCGGAAATCTCCCTGGGACTGGCCGGCGTCATGACGCTCTGGCTGGGTATCATGAAGGTGGGCGAGGCTGCCGGGATGATCAACCGCTTCTCCAAACTGGTATATCCCTTTTTCTCCAAGCTGTTTCCCGAAGTCCCCAAGGGCCATCCGGCCATGGGGTCCATGATGATGAATTTCTCCGCCAGTATGCTGGGGCTCGATAATGCCGCCACCCCTATGGGACTCAAGGGCATGAAGGAGTTACAGGAGCTGAACCCTAAACCGGACACAGCCAGCAACCCGCAGATCATGTTCCTGGTATTGAACACGGCCGGCGTGGTGCTCATCCCCACCTCCGTGATCGCACTCCGCAAGGCTGCCGGGGCTGCCAACCCGGCTGATATTTTCGTTCCCACACTGATTTCTACTTTCGTTGCGTTCATTATAGGTATGTTCACCGTGTCTGCCTACCAGCGGATCAACCTGTTCAAACTGCCGGTACTGGTGTTCCTGGGTGGTTTTGCGGCGGTGGTGACCGGCCTCTACTACTGGGTAAGCACGATGCCGGCAGAAAAGATCGGTCCTACCATGAGCAACCTGGGGGGCGCCATCATCTTCTCGATCGTGATCCTCTTCCTGGGAGCAGGTATCGTCAAAAAACTGAATGTGTATGATCATTTTATAGAGGGAGCCAAGGAAGGGTTCCATGTGTCGGTGAGGATCATCCCCTACCTGGTGGGTATCCTGGTAGCTATCAGTGTGTTTCGCACTACCGGCTGTATGGACTATATTATTAACGCTATCGCCAGCCTGTTTTCATGGATGGGCTTCAATACTGATTTCGTACCTGCCTTGCCGGTAGCGCTCATGAAACCGTTGAGCGGCGGCGGCGCCAGGGGCCTGATGATCGAGGTGATGACCCGCTACGGCGCCGATTCGTTCCAGGGTAAACTGGCCAGCGTGATACAGGGCACTACGGAAACCACTTTTTATGTACTGGCCGTGTATTTCGGCTCCGTGAATATCAAAAATACCCGCTACGCTTTGACAGCAGGACTGATTGCCGACTTCTTCGGACTGCTGTCCGCTATCCTCCTCGGGTACCTCTTTTTTCACTAG
- the ychF gene encoding redox-regulated ATPase YchF, translated as MALQVGIVGLPNVGKSTLFNAVSNSAKAQASNYRFCTIEPNVGQVDVPDTRMDKLAELVQPQRIVPTTIEFVDIAGLVKGASKGEGLGNKFLANIREVDAIVHVIRCFEDDNILRDEGAINPVGDKEIIDTELQLKDLESVERKVARTEKMAKTGGDPKAKAEFEVLKRCQEHLEKGRNIRELGLSKEERVAIADLFLLTEKPVLYVANVDEASLHTGNKYSEALKEGVKAENAEVIVMNNTIEAQISEMEDPADKEMFLSEYGLTEPGLNRLIRSAYNLLDLITYFTAGVQEVRAWTIHKGWKAPQAASVIHTDFEKGFIKAEVIAYDDYVKYGSESGARDNGRLRIEGKEYIVADGDVMHFRFNV; from the coding sequence ATGGCTTTGCAAGTTGGAATTGTAGGATTGCCGAATGTAGGGAAATCGACATTATTTAACGCGGTGAGTAACAGCGCTAAGGCGCAGGCCAGCAACTACCGCTTCTGTACCATAGAACCTAACGTAGGACAGGTGGACGTGCCTGACACCCGTATGGACAAACTGGCTGAACTGGTGCAGCCCCAGCGCATCGTGCCTACTACCATCGAGTTTGTGGACATCGCCGGCCTGGTGAAAGGAGCCAGCAAAGGCGAAGGTCTGGGTAATAAATTCCTGGCCAATATCCGCGAGGTAGACGCCATCGTGCACGTGATCCGCTGCTTCGAAGACGACAACATCCTCCGCGATGAAGGCGCCATCAACCCGGTAGGCGACAAGGAAATCATCGACACCGAATTACAGCTGAAAGACCTCGAAAGCGTGGAACGTAAAGTGGCCCGCACCGAGAAAATGGCGAAAACCGGCGGCGATCCTAAAGCCAAAGCGGAATTTGAAGTGCTGAAAAGATGCCAGGAACACCTGGAAAAAGGCCGCAATATCCGCGAACTGGGACTGAGCAAGGAAGAACGCGTAGCCATCGCCGACCTGTTCCTGCTCACGGAAAAACCGGTACTGTACGTAGCCAACGTAGACGAAGCTTCTCTGCATACGGGCAATAAATACTCCGAAGCCCTGAAAGAAGGAGTGAAGGCCGAAAATGCCGAAGTGATCGTGATGAACAACACCATCGAAGCACAGATCTCCGAAATGGAAGATCCGGCCGATAAGGAAATGTTCCTCTCCGAATATGGTCTCACCGAACCAGGCCTCAACCGCCTGATCCGCTCCGCTTACAACCTGCTCGACCTGATCACCTACTTTACCGCAGGTGTACAGGAAGTACGCGCCTGGACGATCCACAAAGGATGGAAAGCGCCGCAGGCCGCCAGCGTGATCCACACCGACTTTGAAAAAGGTTTCATCAAGGCCGAAGTGATCGCCTATGATGATTATGTGAAATATGGCTCTGAATCCGGCGCCCGTGACAACGGCCGTCTGCGGATCGAAGGCAAGGAATACATCGTGGCCGACGGCGACGTCATGCACTTCCGCTTTAACGTGTAA
- a CDS encoding HEAT repeat domain-containing protein, with translation MRLVRNVKLFFREGNSDKTYEIDLCEVGPEQYTVNFRYGKRFGTLKEGTKTVNPVALAAATTIFDALEKEKRSKGYLGEQEAVQDLSFVPVDTSAVADPQNAAILKRLQGVLENKPAYKTVWKTSRVIWKAGERKIKEAVPYLIKLMERGDAMQRYTALWALGRCADPAAAPVLRSYADNGSYAQNIRMLAANGLLMVLPEEERNAHIQSHLHRLPESLQEVITGNNAQAIFDEVQNLVMVKAELNYPMLEDLYIVAYSNKPVRDAVIGFLVNMPLRPSYFQHIRHIFKQAELRDDQGVVGTLAARFEREMPMFNHAGKRLDYDGNEYHPNVFVPELQEHFKVAKELKKPGSRLAYSNKTRNYLRRRVLRNLRAMGKRADLEYVRLATALLLQYEEQRDATQEYQTRHYSWVNGRYTTWYRQFPAHSRAVFLNYILRGNTPNLRLDSNGTEWFYEEPKNEKGELTREATTLREHPDTVKAQQKGTLLKKLFNWLGGEKPAPSAGVVPPAHKPEAAPAAPVSDVPFLELWRQMPQAFVQLMIAGKMEAVHLFAMEQLKSHPEYADLKAKMDERTIYYLLISHFNVPSLFGLELAKEKYNPASLSFFLLYAVTMSPLEVARVQGLEWVDQNKAACFADADFLMRLMFNPYKDVRDYVRHQLTPEHLPVDKARALVGKAIAALLASNNLADDVNHNLNDGCSILEHFCADALGEVDMKVIVELMNSPTPACQAFGVRLMVMKKGALNFAELSDQLLRNLAASSHESVRMAGIAVLKAMPEAELLRRAEVLLDIVLAPYADVRKAVRPVVASLVAKDSRLAVYLVNELVPRLMRKETAEGIHEDIAAILSNELVEHLQDVDTATALRLLYANYRAAQEFGIVVLNKYIPAEALTVKQVIAAGSHELLAVREWSWGFYQQHAARMRYERDAAIGLLDAKWDDTRRFAQEFFRTQFTENDWTPETLVAIADSVRPDIQAFGREMLMRFFKDADGAAYLLKLSQHPSVAMQAFATNYLETYAAGNLEYLRSMEHYFRSVLSRVNKARVAKERIFGLLEKEALKSAEAAAYIGEIIAHISATVSIADKARCIQIMRNIQQQFDIPLPITLMPVRSNLVI, from the coding sequence ATGCGATTAGTCAGGAATGTAAAATTGTTTTTCCGGGAAGGAAACTCGGATAAAACATATGAAATAGACCTTTGTGAAGTTGGCCCGGAACAATATACTGTTAACTTTAGATACGGCAAACGCTTCGGAACCCTGAAAGAAGGCACCAAGACGGTAAACCCCGTAGCCCTCGCAGCAGCCACCACTATCTTTGATGCGCTCGAAAAAGAAAAACGCAGCAAAGGTTATCTCGGTGAGCAGGAAGCTGTGCAGGACCTCTCTTTTGTACCAGTAGATACTTCCGCGGTGGCAGACCCGCAAAACGCCGCTATTCTCAAAAGGTTGCAGGGCGTGCTTGAAAACAAGCCCGCGTATAAAACCGTCTGGAAAACATCGCGTGTGATCTGGAAGGCAGGTGAACGCAAAATCAAAGAAGCGGTCCCTTATCTCATCAAACTGATGGAGAGGGGAGACGCCATGCAGCGTTATACCGCGCTCTGGGCGCTCGGCAGATGCGCCGATCCCGCTGCTGCGCCGGTACTGCGCTCCTATGCCGACAACGGTTCCTACGCCCAGAACATCCGGATGCTGGCCGCCAACGGCCTGCTGATGGTGCTTCCCGAGGAAGAACGCAATGCCCACATCCAAAGTCATCTTCACCGGTTGCCCGAATCCCTGCAGGAAGTGATTACCGGCAACAACGCACAGGCCATCTTCGACGAAGTGCAAAACCTGGTGATGGTAAAAGCCGAACTTAATTACCCGATGCTGGAAGACCTGTACATCGTGGCATATAGTAATAAGCCTGTGAGAGATGCCGTCATCGGCTTCCTCGTTAACATGCCTTTGCGCCCCAGTTATTTCCAGCATATACGCCACATTTTCAAACAGGCCGAGCTGCGCGACGATCAGGGAGTCGTTGGTACACTGGCCGCCAGGTTTGAAAGAGAAATGCCGATGTTTAATCATGCCGGCAAAAGGCTGGACTATGACGGCAACGAATACCATCCCAATGTATTCGTACCGGAACTGCAGGAACATTTCAAAGTAGCTAAAGAACTGAAAAAGCCCGGCTCACGCCTCGCTTACTCCAATAAAACAAGGAACTACCTGAGACGCAGGGTGCTGCGCAACCTGCGCGCTATGGGAAAAAGAGCGGACCTGGAGTATGTACGCCTTGCTACCGCCTTGCTGCTGCAATACGAAGAGCAGCGCGATGCGACGCAGGAATACCAAACCCGCCACTACAGCTGGGTCAACGGACGGTATACCACCTGGTACCGGCAGTTCCCGGCTCATTCCCGCGCCGTGTTCCTGAACTATATCCTGCGCGGTAACACGCCCAATCTGCGGCTGGACTCCAACGGCACGGAATGGTTCTATGAAGAGCCGAAGAATGAGAAGGGTGAACTCACCCGTGAAGCCACTACGCTGCGGGAACATCCCGACACCGTAAAGGCACAGCAGAAAGGAACGCTGTTAAAAAAGCTGTTCAACTGGCTGGGCGGCGAAAAGCCGGCGCCTTCTGCCGGTGTGGTGCCGCCTGCCCATAAGCCGGAAGCCGCGCCTGCCGCGCCGGTCAGCGATGTGCCGTTCCTGGAGTTGTGGCGTCAGATGCCGCAGGCTTTCGTGCAACTGATGATAGCCGGCAAAATGGAAGCGGTACACCTGTTCGCCATGGAGCAACTGAAGTCGCATCCTGAATACGCGGACCTGAAAGCCAAAATGGATGAGAGAACGATCTACTATCTGCTGATCAGCCATTTTAATGTGCCATCCCTCTTCGGTCTGGAACTGGCGAAAGAAAAATATAATCCGGCAAGCCTCTCCTTCTTCCTGCTGTACGCTGTTACTATGAGCCCTCTGGAAGTGGCCAGGGTACAGGGACTTGAGTGGGTAGACCAAAACAAGGCAGCCTGCTTCGCCGATGCGGATTTCCTCATGCGGCTGATGTTTAATCCGTATAAGGATGTTCGTGACTACGTTCGCCATCAGCTTACTCCTGAGCATCTGCCCGTCGATAAAGCCCGTGCGCTGGTGGGTAAAGCCATTGCTGCGTTGCTGGCATCCAACAACCTGGCCGATGACGTTAATCACAACCTCAATGACGGTTGCAGCATACTCGAACACTTCTGCGCCGATGCGCTTGGTGAAGTGGATATGAAAGTGATTGTGGAGCTTATGAACTCCCCAACCCCCGCTTGCCAGGCGTTTGGTGTGCGGTTGATGGTGATGAAGAAAGGTGCGCTGAACTTCGCGGAATTGTCCGATCAGCTGCTGCGTAACCTGGCAGCCAGCAGCCACGAATCTGTAAGGATGGCCGGTATAGCGGTGCTGAAAGCCATGCCGGAAGCAGAGCTGCTGAGAAGGGCAGAAGTGCTGCTCGATATCGTGCTGGCGCCGTATGCGGACGTACGTAAAGCAGTACGGCCGGTGGTAGCTTCACTGGTAGCGAAAGACAGCCGCCTGGCGGTTTACCTGGTGAACGAACTGGTGCCCCGCCTCATGCGCAAAGAGACAGCAGAAGGTATCCATGAAGATATCGCTGCTATCCTGAGCAATGAACTGGTAGAACATTTACAGGATGTGGATACCGCCACCGCTTTACGCTTGCTGTATGCCAACTACCGCGCTGCGCAGGAATTCGGCATCGTGGTATTGAATAAATACATTCCGGCGGAAGCCCTCACGGTGAAACAGGTGATTGCCGCCGGCAGCCACGAGCTGCTTGCCGTGAGAGAATGGAGCTGGGGCTTCTATCAGCAACATGCCGCCCGTATGCGTTATGAACGCGATGCGGCCATCGGGCTGCTGGACGCCAAATGGGACGATACCCGTCGCTTTGCGCAGGAGTTTTTCCGGACACAGTTCACCGAAAACGACTGGACGCCGGAAACACTGGTAGCCATTGCCGACAGCGTACGCCCGGATATCCAGGCGTTTGGCCGTGAGATGCTGATGCGCTTCTTCAAAGACGCCGACGGCGCCGCTTACCTGCTGAAGCTCAGCCAGCACCCAAGCGTGGCCATGCAGGCCTTTGCCACCAACTACCTGGAAACCTATGCCGCCGGCAACCTCGAATACCTCCGCAGCATGGAACACTATTTCCGTTCTGTCCTGAGCCGCGTCAACAAAGCCAGGGTAGCCAAGGAGCGTATCTTCGGCCTGCTGGAGAAAGAAGCGCTGAAGTCTGCCGAGGCAGCCGCTTACATCGGAGAGATCATCGCACATATATCCGCGACCGTGTCCATCGCCGACAAAGCCCGCTGCATACAGATCATGCGTAATATCCAACAACAGTTCGATATTCCTTTGCCAATAACGTTAATGCCCGTACGAAGCAATTTAGTTATTTGA
- a CDS encoding SWIM zinc finger family protein, whose protein sequence is MLFNYRYSGNSQVYSNATSAGISFAPDTRRDPTFFVGKLHKKIAFREAISALHDVVVSDLRFKPKDKTAYKEWAAQQESIWLAEHMNAYDMEAANQRIATLSAELKEVGEQKDKVMAPFYKARKQYFDFLYQKDRDAWFVLDPVITVHPDEMFFECFSQDESTYGKLSASYNVFKEVNEFECGTTNIDYSAALYDEFQKIRDYKETDFKVDPGGFQIQTSQEEMYHEVKIDLPDSWVRGFLQVSSAMTLPAATFDLHPMDVYNFCLWLRRFKEKSGPRSIRFKLEPGKPVRAVFEPWNHEIVCARSLYKGGQSREIRIWGRRRLLILERLIPIARKFTVHLTGNGLPSFYVADLGDMQFTLGLSGWTANDWSRAGQFDLMAPRAIVDDSAKLKVFAELQSRWMAKPEAIAVATGLDKATVLGALGIYTQAGKVIFDLHSGMYRLRELSRDPLPLESLRFANPLEAEAAELVQEKKVTFTAQEIPGKGVQLKGNVKGTHRVYHPVIMIDNDERLSDAHCDCNFYNTNKLYKGPCEHMLALRMTHAENNSAQ, encoded by the coding sequence ATGTTATTCAATTACAGATATAGCGGTAACTCCCAGGTGTACAGCAATGCTACATCCGCCGGTATTTCCTTTGCACCGGACACCCGCCGTGACCCGACCTTTTTTGTTGGAAAACTCCATAAAAAAATCGCTTTCCGCGAAGCCATATCTGCCCTGCATGATGTAGTGGTGTCGGACCTGCGTTTTAAACCCAAAGACAAAACAGCCTACAAGGAATGGGCTGCCCAGCAGGAATCCATATGGCTGGCGGAACACATGAACGCCTACGATATGGAAGCTGCCAACCAGCGCATCGCCACCCTTTCAGCGGAGCTGAAGGAGGTAGGAGAGCAGAAGGATAAAGTAATGGCGCCATTCTATAAGGCCCGTAAACAATATTTTGATTTTCTCTACCAGAAAGACAGGGATGCCTGGTTTGTACTGGACCCCGTCATTACCGTACATCCGGATGAAATGTTCTTCGAATGTTTCAGCCAGGATGAATCTACCTATGGTAAACTGAGCGCCAGTTACAACGTCTTTAAAGAAGTGAATGAGTTCGAATGCGGTACCACCAATATCGACTATTCCGCTGCATTATACGACGAGTTCCAGAAGATCCGCGACTATAAGGAAACAGACTTTAAAGTAGATCCGGGAGGCTTCCAGATACAGACTTCTCAGGAAGAAATGTATCATGAAGTAAAGATCGATCTGCCGGACAGCTGGGTGAGAGGCTTCTTACAGGTAAGCTCCGCGATGACGCTGCCCGCCGCTACGTTCGACCTGCATCCGATGGACGTATATAATTTCTGCCTGTGGCTGCGCCGTTTCAAGGAGAAAAGCGGTCCGCGTTCCATCCGTTTTAAGCTGGAACCGGGCAAGCCGGTCCGCGCGGTATTTGAACCCTGGAATCACGAAATCGTTTGTGCGAGATCGTTATATAAAGGTGGCCAGAGCCGTGAAATCAGGATATGGGGCAGAAGAAGACTGCTGATCCTGGAACGGCTGATCCCCATCGCCAGAAAATTCACCGTGCATCTTACCGGTAACGGCCTGCCATCGTTTTATGTGGCAGACCTCGGGGATATGCAATTCACGCTCGGCCTTTCCGGCTGGACCGCCAATGACTGGTCCCGCGCCGGCCAGTTCGACCTGATGGCTCCCCGCGCCATCGTGGACGACAGCGCCAAACTGAAAGTGTTTGCCGAGCTGCAATCCCGCTGGATGGCCAAACCTGAAGCCATTGCCGTTGCCACCGGACTGGACAAAGCTACGGTGCTGGGCGCGCTGGGTATCTATACACAAGCCGGCAAAGTGATCTTTGACCTGCACAGTGGCATGTACCGGTTGCGTGAACTGAGCCGCGATCCGCTGCCGCTGGAATCGCTGCGTTTTGCAAATCCGCTGGAAGCAGAAGCAGCTGAACTGGTACAGGAAAAGAAAGTGACTTTTACCGCCCAGGAAATTCCCGGCAAAGGCGTTCAGCTGAAAGGCAACGTAAAAGGCACACATCGTGTATACCATCCCGTTATTATGATCGACAATGACGAAAGATTGAGCGATGCACACTGTGATTGCAATTTTTATAATACCAACAAGTTGTACAAAGGGCCGTGCGAACACATGCTGGCACTGCGTATGACGCATGCTGAAAATAATTCTGCACAATAA
- a CDS encoding reverse transcriptase family protein, with protein MAEGLTRQQLYDRIRASSKEEFILEEMTRLGFWAKNTSQPSLPETLIRREGELRRELNELLAEKQKYRNKERMLADMRKERMAKAKLKRAETKKRNEEKRKARAAAWAEKKNLDITYLGEEVSAGLNKVTPDEAQLAKFGLPVFKDATALAAAMGVTLGKLRFLAFNRQVANTSHYQRFEIPKKSGGTRVISAPMPQLKAAQHWILENILYKINNSAVAHGFVPGKSIVTNAAPHVGQDIVINIDLRDFFPSVPYKRVKGLFCKLGYAEQVATILGLLCTEPEVDEILLDNRKYYVAKTERHLPQGAPTSPALTNLICFKLDRRFEGLAAKYGYAYTRYADDMTFSAKGDAADKAGQVLWAVKQVVKEEGFTIHPDKLKVMRRGDKREVTGIVVNEKISLDRETLRKFRALLHQISKTGLAGKRWGKGRNIISSMEGFANYVYMVKPEQGAKLKETLAALLQREDIKAEAHNLWTTGTTDGTAAETTTETPSAPQSSAPQHPEGVHIAKDTPTATNKPDKPWWDVL; from the coding sequence ATGGCCGAAGGCTTAACCCGTCAACAGCTGTACGACAGAATCCGTGCATCCTCCAAAGAGGAATTTATACTGGAAGAAATGACCCGTCTGGGTTTCTGGGCAAAAAACACCTCCCAGCCATCCTTACCGGAAACACTGATACGCAGGGAAGGAGAACTGCGCCGCGAGTTGAATGAACTGCTGGCCGAAAAACAAAAATACCGCAATAAAGAAAGGATGCTGGCAGACATGCGTAAAGAACGCATGGCCAAAGCCAAACTGAAACGCGCGGAAACAAAAAAACGCAACGAAGAGAAAAGGAAAGCCCGCGCGGCTGCCTGGGCTGAGAAAAAGAATCTCGATATCACCTACCTCGGTGAGGAAGTGTCCGCCGGGCTGAATAAAGTAACGCCCGACGAAGCGCAGCTGGCGAAATTCGGCCTGCCGGTATTCAAAGACGCTACTGCATTGGCTGCCGCCATGGGTGTTACCCTCGGCAAGCTGCGCTTCCTGGCTTTTAACCGCCAGGTGGCCAATACTTCCCACTATCAGCGCTTTGAGATACCGAAGAAATCAGGCGGCACCCGTGTTATCTCCGCACCCATGCCGCAATTGAAAGCGGCACAACACTGGATACTGGAAAACATCCTCTATAAAATCAATAACAGCGCCGTCGCTCATGGCTTCGTACCAGGCAAATCTATTGTCACCAACGCCGCACCGCACGTAGGGCAGGACATCGTGATCAATATAGACCTGCGCGACTTTTTCCCTTCCGTTCCCTACAAAAGAGTAAAAGGTCTTTTCTGTAAACTGGGATATGCTGAACAGGTGGCTACCATCCTTGGCCTTCTCTGTACAGAACCGGAAGTAGATGAGATCCTGCTGGATAACCGCAAATACTATGTGGCCAAAACAGAAAGGCATCTGCCACAGGGAGCTCCCACCAGCCCGGCGCTGACGAACCTGATCTGCTTTAAACTGGACCGCCGCTTCGAAGGTCTGGCGGCTAAATACGGTTACGCCTATACGCGATATGCCGACGATATGACATTCTCCGCGAAAGGTGATGCCGCTGATAAAGCAGGACAAGTATTGTGGGCCGTTAAACAGGTGGTAAAAGAAGAAGGCTTTACCATCCATCCGGATAAACTGAAAGTGATGCGCCGCGGCGATAAGCGCGAAGTAACCGGTATCGTGGTGAACGAGAAAATCAGCCTTGACCGCGAAACCCTGCGCAAGTTCCGCGCATTGCTGCACCAGATCTCCAAAACCGGTCTTGCCGGTAAACGCTGGGGCAAAGGCAGGAATATTATCAGCAGCATGGAAGGTTTTGCCAACTACGTCTATATGGTAAAACCGGAACAAGGCGCCAAATTAAAAGAAACACTGGCTGCCCTGTTGCAGCGGGAGGATATCAAAGCGGAAGCGCACAACCTCTGGACGACCGGCACTACAGACGGCACCGCCGCTGAAACGACTACAGAGACGCCTTCTGCACCGCAGTCATCTGCACCACAACACCCGGAAGGCGTTCACATCGCAAAAGACACACCAACGGCTACCAACAAACCGGATAAGCCCTGGTGGGATGTTTTGTAA